The Legionella spiritensis DNA segment TAAGCAGAAAAAATACGGGCAATGCCTCCTTGCCAAAGGCCATACCCAATGCCAGTCAAAACACCCAATAACAGCAGAATACCAACGGTCATCAAGCGTTCCTTCCGGTATTATTTCCGGCCTCTTTGTAATACACATAGGTCACGTACCGGCCGGCATTGGTACGCTGCAACTGCACAATGACATCAATCACCTCGTGCAACTCACGCAAAATGTCCTCATCGCGCATGGATGGCACGTTGTTAAGCTTGTACATCTGGGTCATGCGCAGGAAGGCGATTTTGGGGTTGCCGGCGTGCAGGCTGGTCATCGAGCCATTGTGGCCGGTGACACAGGCGCTGATAAAATCAAGCACTTCCCGACCCCGGATTTCACCCATGATGAGCCGGTCGGGTCTCAGCCGTAACGAACCTTGCACCAAATCCTGCATGGTCAGCACAGCAGCTTCTTTTTCCTGTCTTTTGGGAGCGAGCAAGTTGACCTGATTGGCGTGAGGCAAAGTCACTTCAAAGGTATCTTCGAGCGTGATGAGCCGCTCCTGATGCGGGATATGCTGACAGCAGGCGTTGAGAAAGGTGGTTTTACCGGAGGACGTTTCACCGGAAATGACAATATTCTTTTTGGCAAGAACCGCCTGCTGAATAAACTCACCCCAACGCCGTTGTTGATAAAGCGTTGCTAACACTTTATCAGACTCGGTCATCAGTGTTTCAGCGCTATCGTGCACATGAAAGGGTTGGGTTTGAGAATAAAAATCAGAGTATTGGTAATCCTCCAGCGTCCTTGCCGCAATCGACGGGCGGCGGATGGATAGGGTGTAATGCCGGGCAGCCGGCGGCATCACCAACTGCACCCGCGACCCATCCATCAGATTACCCGAGAGCATGGGCGAGGATTCGTTAAGCACCTGGCCGTTTTCATTGGCAATTAAGGTAAACAGGCGTTTGATATGCAGCGTCGTTAGTTCCGGCACTTCAAAACGCCGCATGACGCCTCCCTGTTCCACAAAGATTTCCCGCGGCTTGTTAATCAAAATCTCCGAGACCGTGTTATCGGAAAGCCATCGTGTCAAAGGCGTTAACAACCCCTCCGAACCCGGCGCATACAACGAGGATGGTTTTATTTCCATGAGGTAGCCACCCCATGAAAATCCAAATCGTGCGCCACAAACACATGAATGGGCGTACCCTGATTGATGGCCAAGGTGGGTTTAATTTGCATACTATGTTGCAGCGTCTGTCCGGCCGCCTGCTGAAAGCTGGAAGCAATGGCCATGCGGTATTGCGATTTGGAATTGTATTCGTCCTGCCCGTTCACCCCATTATTGGCGGTATACGCCCCTAAAATGGATAGCAATGCGCTGGTACCAAAGCGTTCAAAGAAATGACGGTTGATGTAATCGGCTCCCTGCCCGGAACGCCCGATGCTATCGGTGCCCGGGCTGTTTAAGGTGGCAATCACCCCATTGGCCAACTGCACCCGGTTCCACACCACCAAAATCCGGCTCTGCCCTTCGCTGACTGCGGAATTAAACTGCCCCACCAGTGTGGAGCCTCTGGGTATCAGCAAATTCTCCCCTTGCAGCGAATACACATCCCGGGTGGTGATGGCGCGTACCATACCGGGCAGTTCCGAATGGATGGCCGTTTCCAGGGTGGCCGGTATCATTTCTCCGGCCGGAACTGTTAAGGCCGGATGCGGCAGGCGTTTGGCAGTGACTGAGGTGATGTCGTTTTGCTGGTTGATGAATTGGGCGTTGGCGTTATTGCCGTTTAACACCGCCCCGGATGGTTCCGCACCGGTGGCGCTGGCGTTATTTGCCGAGGAGTCATTAAAAAAGGTGGTCGGCGCGTTCATGCGTGCCAGCGTTTCCTTGCTCATTTTCTTGCGAGGGCGCAGTTTGGGTGGCCGTTGTGGCTGCACGATAACGGCTTCTTTGTCGTGCGCCTGTTGCGCCTCCTGCTTCATCCGCTCAATCAACGCCATGTTTTGCGATAATGTGAATTCCTTTTGCGGGGAGCCGCTTTCCTCAGCCACTTCCGGCGATTCGCTGTGCGACGGCAAAAACCCGAACAACAGCAACAAAGCCCCGATGCCAAACCCGATGTAGGCCTGATACCCACGCAGTAAGCCTTTTCGTTTGACCGGCGGGGTGACTTTAGACAGGGACGCAACCGATTCGTCTTGTTCCTGGGTGTTTGTTTCATTGGGATTCATGACTACCTCCTGCCCTGTTTGATGCGGGCAATTTCAAGCGAATTAAAAACGGACGCCACCTGACCGCCGTGGCGCAGGGTAAATTGCGGCGCCAGCCGCTGCACCACCAGCACGTTGCCCTGACGGCGGGTATTGACTACCGATTCCTTGCCCTGCCGGTCATCAACGGCAAAAATCGCCGGTACCGGCTGGTTTTTTCTCAGTTCAAAGTAGGTGAACGTGCCGTCATCAAAGACGTGTGCGGGGATGATTTGCGCATTGCCGCTGACACGGTAATGCCAGTTCAGGGTTTTCGGGTCTTTGGGTTTGGGATGATTCCTCGCCCTTTCTTTTCTCCGAGCTTCACGCCGCGCACGTTCTTCCTCGGGATAAACAAACTTGATGGCATACACCTGACGGACAGGATTGGTGTCCAGTGATTTGTTGCTCAACACGTGAAAATAATAGGTGTGCCGGTTGGTCACCACCGTCATGTTGGTGTTGGAATTTAACATGGTCGGCTTGATAAACATCATGTTGGGCAGGTTGGCGTGATGGGTGACCATCCAGCCGGAGGTGTCGCCGCCCTCGACATCGAGGATGGCCTCGCTTTGCCCAAAGACTATCTGGGTCGAGGTAAAGGTGGTGGCCGCCACGGTGACCACGTTGTTGTCTTCAAAAATCACCTTTTTAACCCGGTCGTCTTTGGGGAAGGCTTGTGGTGTTTGTGCGGCCTGGGCGGTGATAACCGGAATTAAGAGCGGCAACACGCGCGTGATAAATCGATTCATGGCTTACCTCTCACTGTTGCGAAGTTGTTTGCTGTAGCGGGTCACCTGAAATCCGTCCCAGTTTTTCCAGCGCACATCGGGTGCCGTGGAGGGTTGGGTGTAACGCCAGGAAAGGAGCGCGTTGTAATGCTGGCTTGTTGTTTTCCCGCTGGCCTTGTCGGTGTCGGTTAAGGTAAACACCACCTCGGCCAGGTTGTGGTGGTTTTTGGGCAAGTCTTTCTCGTTGAGTACCAGGTTATCCAGAAAATTGATGCTGTAGACGTGCACGCTACGATGGGCTTTGGCGCCTAATACATGAATGGGTGCGCCTTTGGCCGATTTGTCCTGCTCCCTTAGATATTCGTTATTGACCGCATGACTCGATAACAGGCTCACCAAATCAAACTGGGCGCGATAGGAACTGACATCAAAACTTTCCCGGTTGGTGATGTAGCGAACGATATCACTTTCCACCTGCGTCTGATTCATTGGCGCGTTACTTTGCTTAACCGGCTCCACCGTGGTCACACCGTTGTCGTAATGGTGCACCATCATCGGCACCAGCGTTTGCATCCTGGCAAGCACCACTACAGCAATCACCGCACAGACGTTTAACGCCATGGCCAGCAGAAAGGCCGCTTGATAACGGTTGCGCGACACTGCCACCCTGGCAAAATTATCATCCGCCCAGCTGCGCGCCTGTTTAAAATACCGCTCGGTGTTGTTATTCATTCCTTACCTCCCAGGTTGTGACGAATACCGCTCATCGCAGTTTGACTTTGCTGCCCGGCCTGGCCGCGAATGTGACTTAAATTGCCGAGCACGCTGCCAGGAACGGCCGCTTTGGCGATGGTCATGGCTTTTTGACTCAAACTGCCGCTGGTACGACTCGCTCCCATAGCTCCTCCCAGAAACCCGCCGACCATGGCCGAACCGTTACTGGTCGAGCACGTCCCGCCAATGCTTTTGGCAATGCCGGTGACTTCTAAAATGGCCATGACGCACAGGCAGGCGACTAAAAAGACGGGGATCCAATCCA contains these protein-coding regions:
- a CDS encoding virB8 family protein, producing the protein MNNNTERYFKQARSWADDNFARVAVSRNRYQAAFLLAMALNVCAVIAVVVLARMQTLVPMMVHHYDNGVTTVEPVKQSNAPMNQTQVESDIVRYITNRESFDVSSYRAQFDLVSLLSSHAVNNEYLREQDKSAKGAPIHVLGAKAHRSVHVYSINFLDNLVLNEKDLPKNHHNLAEVVFTLTDTDKASGKTTSQHYNALLSWRYTQPSTAPDVRWKNWDGFQVTRYSKQLRNSER
- the virB9 gene encoding P-type conjugative transfer protein VirB9; this encodes MNRFITRVLPLLIPVITAQAAQTPQAFPKDDRVKKVIFEDNNVVTVAATTFTSTQIVFGQSEAILDVEGGDTSGWMVTHHANLPNMMFIKPTMLNSNTNMTVVTNRHTYYFHVLSNKSLDTNPVRQVYAIKFVYPEEERARREARRKERARNHPKPKDPKTLNWHYRVSGNAQIIPAHVFDDGTFTYFELRKNQPVPAIFAVDDRQGKESVVNTRRQGNVLVVQRLAPQFTLRHGGQVASVFNSLEIARIKQGRR
- a CDS encoding TrbI/VirB10 family protein, with translation MNPNETNTQEQDESVASLSKVTPPVKRKGLLRGYQAYIGFGIGALLLLFGFLPSHSESPEVAEESGSPQKEFTLSQNMALIERMKQEAQQAHDKEAVIVQPQRPPKLRPRKKMSKETLARMNAPTTFFNDSSANNASATGAEPSGAVLNGNNANAQFINQQNDITSVTAKRLPHPALTVPAGEMIPATLETAIHSELPGMVRAITTRDVYSLQGENLLIPRGSTLVGQFNSAVSEGQSRILVVWNRVQLANGVIATLNSPGTDSIGRSGQGADYINRHFFERFGTSALLSILGAYTANNGVNGQDEYNSKSQYRMAIASSFQQAAGQTLQHSMQIKPTLAINQGTPIHVFVAHDLDFHGVATSWK
- the virB11 gene encoding P-type DNA transfer ATPase VirB11, with protein sequence MEIKPSSLYAPGSEGLLTPLTRWLSDNTVSEILINKPREIFVEQGGVMRRFEVPELTTLHIKRLFTLIANENGQVLNESSPMLSGNLMDGSRVQLVMPPAARHYTLSIRRPSIAARTLEDYQYSDFYSQTQPFHVHDSAETLMTESDKVLATLYQQRRWGEFIQQAVLAKKNIVISGETSSGKTTFLNACCQHIPHQERLITLEDTFEVTLPHANQVNLLAPKRQEKEAAVLTMQDLVQGSLRLRPDRLIMGEIRGREVLDFISACVTGHNGSMTSLHAGNPKIAFLRMTQMYKLNNVPSMRDEDILRELHEVIDVIVQLQRTNAGRYVTYVYYKEAGNNTGRNA